One part of the Bdellovibrio sp. KM01 genome encodes these proteins:
- a CDS encoding ABC transporter substrate-binding protein — MLNDVGIEVQFVFLPWARAISDVKRKKYDGYYPAWEEDFTPGMYLSDSVYRSPVGFVERKKSPLKWSKLEDLRGKTIGVVIDYGNTVEFNRLVERGLVKVEKVKDDETNIKKVLGGRVDGAFFDLVNAKYLINKLGPQAQENLQINEHVIRVKSLHVVFASNAKSKAALFNRLLKRSQIQRQIDAYLKAHPPESATLSALL; from the coding sequence ATGCTAAACGATGTCGGTATTGAAGTTCAGTTCGTTTTTCTTCCGTGGGCGCGCGCAATTTCGGATGTGAAAAGGAAGAAATATGACGGTTATTATCCCGCATGGGAGGAAGACTTTACTCCGGGAATGTATTTATCAGACTCTGTCTATCGCTCTCCCGTTGGATTTGTTGAAAGGAAAAAAAGCCCTTTAAAATGGTCAAAACTTGAAGATCTTCGAGGGAAAACCATTGGTGTAGTTATCGATTACGGAAACACTGTGGAGTTCAATCGCCTGGTTGAGCGAGGCCTCGTTAAAGTTGAAAAAGTTAAAGACGATGAAACCAACATCAAAAAAGTTTTAGGTGGCAGAGTGGACGGAGCTTTTTTTGATCTAGTGAATGCGAAATATCTTATTAATAAGCTAGGACCCCAAGCCCAAGAAAATCTTCAGATCAATGAACACGTAATACGGGTCAAGAGTCTGCACGTCGTCTTTGCGTCGAATGCAAAATCCAAAGCTGCTCTTTTCAACCGGCTTTTAAAAAGATCTCAAATTCAAAGACAAATCGACGCCTATCTGAAGGCACATCCTCCAGAATCCGCTACATTAAGCGCTCTCTTGTAG
- a CDS encoding acetyl-CoA carboxylase biotin carboxyl carrier protein subunit, translating to MYFEAELRGKKYKVDVTEGRHAWKISLQQEGKEWVHHDISKNDFKHAEEYISFLFQGKSYLIDVVGSDTEYTVFTRNSFRSIKIFNDEMLLHESLKKGGGFGGDMELKAGMPGKIIEIFAKEGDVVKANKPLLIMEAMKMENEMRSARDVKIKEIKVKQGDSVESGAVLIKFEEP from the coding sequence ATGTATTTCGAAGCAGAACTTAGAGGAAAAAAATATAAAGTAGATGTGACGGAAGGCCGTCATGCATGGAAGATTTCTTTGCAACAAGAAGGCAAAGAATGGGTTCACCACGATATTTCCAAGAATGACTTTAAACACGCAGAGGAGTACATCAGCTTCCTTTTCCAAGGTAAGTCGTACCTGATCGACGTTGTGGGTTCAGACACTGAATACACGGTGTTTACGCGCAACTCGTTCCGTTCTATCAAGATCTTCAATGACGAAATGTTGTTGCATGAATCTTTGAAAAAAGGCGGCGGTTTCGGCGGCGATATGGAGCTTAAAGCTGGTATGCCAGGCAAAATTATCGAGATCTTCGCAAAAGAAGGCGACGTCGTGAAAGCGAATAAGCCCCTTTTGATTATGGAAGCGATGAAAATGGAAAACGAAATGCGCTCGGCTCGCGATGTAAAAATCAAAGAGATCAAAGTCAAACAAGGTGACTCTGTTGAATCAGGTGCGGTGTTGATCAAATTCGAAGAGCCTTAA
- the tatC gene encoding twin-arginine translocase subunit TatC: MGSSEELDQKAQSLYEHLGELRFRLVRMVWILLAATGICYHFSEQVFDYIRAPIAPYLPGGGLIYTGPLDKFIAHIKISFVCGILISCPLWLYQVWKFVAPGLYQKEKKYSMGFIFAGSVLFILGAAFSYYVVLPMAFHFLMNYGGTVDKPMISIEQYLGFFTQMCLMFGVSFELPLVISILGMMGLVSQKFLKEKRRYAIMGLAVAAAIITPPDLMSMVMMLIPMVLLYEIGVIMVGIFERKREAQFRQNERE; this comes from the coding sequence ATGGGCTCTTCTGAAGAATTAGACCAAAAAGCCCAATCCCTTTACGAACACTTGGGCGAGCTTCGTTTCCGCCTGGTTCGCATGGTTTGGATTTTGTTGGCAGCGACTGGTATTTGCTATCACTTTAGCGAACAAGTTTTCGACTATATTCGTGCACCGATTGCTCCGTACCTTCCTGGTGGCGGATTGATCTATACGGGCCCGCTGGATAAATTCATCGCACATATCAAAATTTCCTTTGTGTGTGGAATTTTGATTTCGTGTCCGTTGTGGCTTTACCAAGTTTGGAAATTCGTAGCGCCAGGCCTTTATCAAAAAGAAAAGAAATACTCGATGGGGTTTATCTTCGCGGGTTCCGTTCTTTTCATTTTGGGCGCAGCGTTTTCGTACTATGTGGTTTTGCCGATGGCTTTCCACTTCTTGATGAATTACGGTGGCACTGTCGATAAGCCAATGATTTCGATTGAACAGTATCTTGGGTTCTTTACTCAGATGTGTTTGATGTTCGGTGTCTCTTTTGAGCTTCCATTGGTAATTTCAATCTTAGGTATGATGGGCCTTGTAAGCCAAAAATTCCTTAAAGAAAAACGTCGCTACGCGATCATGGGATTGGCTGTCGCTGCAGCAATCATCACTCCGCCAGATTTGATGAGCATGGTGATGATGTTGATCCCGATGGTTTTGTTATATGAAATCGGCGTGATCATGGTCGGCATCTTTGAAAGAAAGCGTGAAGCGCAATTCCGACAAAACGAACGCGAATAG
- a CDS encoding twin-arginine translocase TatA/TatE family subunit has translation MSEIIFLAILALIVIGPKELPQVARTLGRFLNELKRTTSEFTDDLKQQARIDPIDLYDRHKQAPKVPPENPEVKSDADTEDPGDWTSEDHVPHGQVNAAKDSTPQQMEFKIQNNSNDDDDKGSKG, from the coding sequence ATGTCAGAAATCATTTTCTTAGCTATCTTGGCGCTGATCGTGATCGGCCCCAAGGAACTTCCACAAGTGGCGCGCACACTCGGGCGCTTTCTTAATGAACTTAAAAGAACGACCAGTGAATTCACTGACGACTTGAAACAGCAAGCGCGTATCGATCCTATCGATTTGTACGATAGACACAAGCAAGCGCCGAAGGTGCCTCCAGAAAATCCGGAAGTAAAGTCAGATGCTGACACTGAAGATCCAGGTGATTGGACTTCTGAAGATCACGTGCCACATGGACAAGTTAATGCGGCAAAGGATTCAACTCCACAACAGATGGAATTTAAAATTCAAAATAACTCCAACGATGACGACGATAAAGGGAGCAAAGGCTAA
- the accC gene encoding acetyl-CoA carboxylase biotin carboxylase subunit translates to MFKKILIANRGEIAIRITRACRELGIASVAVFSDADRDSLHVFLADEAYHIGPSPSKESYLNYRKILEVAKQSGADAVHPGYGFLSENTTFAKACEEAGITFIGPTVANIESMGDKISAKALMKKSGVPTVPGSDGGVETVEEATKIAEKIGLPIIIKATAGGGGKGMRIVRKMDEVESAFRACRSEGQNYFANPTVYIEKFINDPKHIEIQVFGDKHGNHVHLFERECSVQRRNQKIIEESPSPSVPQEVRLRMGEASVRAAKQINYVGAGTIEYIFDNKTKDFYFMEMNTRLQVEHPITEIVTGVDLVREQISVAAGKPLSFKQEDIKQKGHAIEARVCAEDPVTYKPSPGVIRACRHPQGPFMRVDSYAYPGYNVPIYYDPMISKVITWGDTRNEAIDRMQRALSEFVLTGIKTNIVLHKTILDHPTFRDGTYTTQFIEKNFEVIEPEMFKQVDDPVFLIAAAIEAYNDRKSKDIRQLNVRSTWRSVGRKLQLRT, encoded by the coding sequence TTGTTTAAAAAAATCCTGATCGCAAATCGTGGGGAAATCGCAATTCGTATCACTCGTGCTTGTCGCGAGCTTGGTATCGCATCCGTTGCGGTTTTCTCTGATGCCGATCGTGATAGTTTGCACGTTTTCCTGGCGGATGAGGCCTACCACATTGGGCCTTCTCCCTCCAAAGAAAGTTATTTGAATTACAGAAAAATTCTGGAAGTAGCCAAACAATCTGGAGCAGACGCCGTTCATCCAGGTTACGGCTTCCTGTCTGAAAACACGACATTTGCAAAAGCGTGTGAAGAAGCGGGAATCACTTTCATCGGACCGACTGTCGCTAACATCGAATCTATGGGAGATAAAATCTCTGCCAAAGCTTTGATGAAAAAATCTGGTGTACCAACTGTTCCGGGGTCTGACGGTGGAGTTGAAACAGTCGAAGAGGCCACTAAAATCGCAGAGAAAATTGGTCTTCCAATTATCATCAAAGCCACAGCTGGCGGTGGCGGTAAAGGGATGCGTATCGTTCGCAAAATGGACGAAGTGGAAAGCGCTTTCCGTGCTTGCCGTTCTGAGGGTCAGAATTATTTTGCAAACCCTACTGTTTACATCGAAAAATTCATCAACGATCCAAAGCACATCGAAATCCAAGTATTCGGCGATAAACATGGCAACCATGTTCATTTGTTTGAACGTGAGTGCTCGGTTCAGCGTCGTAACCAAAAGATCATCGAAGAGTCTCCGTCACCTTCAGTTCCTCAGGAAGTGCGTTTGCGCATGGGTGAGGCATCTGTTCGCGCAGCGAAGCAGATCAACTATGTGGGTGCCGGTACGATTGAATATATCTTTGATAACAAAACCAAAGATTTTTATTTCATGGAGATGAACACGCGTCTACAAGTTGAACATCCGATCACTGAGATCGTGACTGGCGTTGACTTGGTTCGCGAGCAAATTAGTGTGGCCGCTGGTAAACCTTTGAGCTTTAAGCAAGAAGACATCAAGCAAAAAGGCCACGCCATTGAAGCCCGTGTTTGTGCCGAAGACCCTGTGACTTATAAGCCAAGTCCTGGGGTGATCCGCGCTTGCCGACATCCACAAGGTCCGTTCATGCGCGTGGATTCTTATGCTTACCCTGGTTACAACGTTCCGATCTATTACGATCCAATGATCTCTAAGGTTATTACTTGGGGTGATACTCGTAATGAAGCGATCGATCGTATGCAACGTGCTTTGTCTGAGTTCGTATTGACGGGTATCAAAACAAACATCGTTCTTCACAAAACTATTTTGGACCACCCGACATTCCGTGACGGTACTTACACGACACAATTTATCGAAAAGAACTTCGAAGTTATCGAGCCAGAGATGTTCAAGCAAGTTGACGACCCTGTGTTCTTGATCGCGGCGGCTATTGAGGCCTACAACGATCGTAAATCGAAGGATATCCGCCAGCTTAACGTTCGCTCCACATGGAGAAGCGTTGGTCGTAAACTTCAGTTGAGGACGTAA